From one Salmo salar chromosome ssa09, Ssal_v3.1, whole genome shotgun sequence genomic stretch:
- the LOC106610892 gene encoding uncharacterized protein: MERPNQPLKTIFNRLSSAKPRGDKSFGHLRPLSVYSRMITCENGRVSPSGTNQSWNSSNPFCNLKIEIVNNNAPTRHKRRLDDSCLDDTYETTYKKPCSSPKAISPDLACVVVSSNTLPNVATVSPTTDLQKVPSSVENTVKDEGTSEAVICVPNSDHIQCGQAVEAGSRHGGAAAPGGPVSNESEAWSETIGHEPEKVLMDLGPVFNFDVDDIMCLSPSDKGSDEGIEAFVDSCNSFYDDRTRNPSDSDTQQTKPFLTHSPTQDQVSGERYDVGEREEGKGEEMVGEREKEGNEEIKHQEEEEVVSIEGFFSRSYLEALKAGKDVSQAVTPLQPRISSSLLFRGREVMQRLQMAVSDEGEPPCPPGFPDPNGGQAVVCQLHYSFTSEDLAYGLYGAPLVPVEGADEGLEGTAEGDWSIGAPILESSLCHIAPVEFNAGCEGNVVEGGGGGLDSVQECQVTLLADEVTVDTSYENTLPLQVQVRSVVVVPSVQQSSSRKPAMPPEQKVSEIRSVQKPFPEKNVVKTTTRPVQKPSPGQNIIKNTIVHKPSPGQKVKKIKPVQAASTSSDQKVVNTRPVQKTAPRPVVYDREEDWQREKWLYVDSVTRHIRENIGAGEGVMTELLNLMNHVAEQGPGTNGRQWQHPSDLTRRNYQRRFGNDRTNYTLDEWQNQNYRNHQRFANLPQIFERSPVL; this comes from the exons ATGGAGAGGCCTAACCAGCCTCTGAAGACAATATTTAATAGGCTAAGTAGTGCAAAACCAAGAGGAGATAAGAGTTTTGGGCACTTGAGACCACTCTCTGTTTATTCTAGAATGATAACTTGTGAAAACGGTAGGGTTAGTCCTAGCGGCACTAACCAGTCATGGAATTCGTCCAATCCATTCTGCAACTTGAAAATAGAGATTGTGAACAACAATGCCCCTACAAGACACAAGAGGCGATTGGATGACTCCTGCCTTGATGACACATATGAAACTACATACAAAAAGCCCTGCAGTAGTCCTAAGGCAATCTCCCCAGACCTGGCTTGTGTTGTAGTTTCATCTAACACCCTTCCAAATGTAGccactgtctcccctaccactgACCTCCAAAAAGTGCCATCTAGTGTTGAAAATACAGTCAAAGATGAAGGTACATCAGAAGCTGTGATATGTGTGCCAAACTCTGATCATATCCAGTGTGGCCAAGCAGTAGAGGCTGGAAGTAGACACGGTGGTGCTGCAGCTCCAGGCGGCCCAGTATCAAACGAGTCTGAGGCCTGGTCTGAGACCATAGGCCATGAGCCTGAGAAAGTCTTGATGGACCTTGGTCCTGTTTTTAACTTTGACGTTGATGACATCATGTGCCTGAGCCCCAGTGACAAGGGGAGCGATGAGGGCATTGAAGCCTTTGTCGATAGCTGTAACAGTTTTTACGACGACCGCACCCGTAACCCCAGTGACAGCGACACCCAGCAAACTAAACCTTTCTTAACTCATAGTCCAACACAGGACCAGGTTTCAGGGGAGAGATATGACgtcggagagagggaggaggggaaaggagaggagatggtggGAGAAAGGGAAAAAGAGGGCAATGAGGAGATAAAAcatcaggaggaagaggaggttgtGAGCATTGAGGGTTTTTTCTCCAGGTCCTACCTTGAGGCACTTAAAGCAGGAAAGGACGTGTCTCAGGCTGTGACACCCCTGCAGCCCCGCATCTCGTCCAGCCTTTTGTTTAGGGGGAGGGAGGTGATGCAGAGGCTGCAGATGGCTGTGTCAGATGAGGGAGAGCCTCCATGTCCTCCAGGGTTCCCTGATCCCAATGGGGGCCAGGCTGTTGTTTGCCAGCTGCACTACTCTTTCACTTCGGAGGATCTAGCTTATGGGTTATATGGGGCACCTCTGGTCCCAGTGGAGGGTGCAGATGAGGGCTTGGAGGGTACGGCAGAGGGCGATTGGAGTATCGGCGCCCCCATACTGGAGTCCTCATTGTGTCACATTGCCCCAGTGGAGTTCAATGCTGGTTGTGAGGGAAATGtggtggagggggggggaggTGGGCTTGATTCAGTTCAGGAGTGCCAGGTCACACTCCTGGCCGACGAGGTAACCGTGGACACCAGCTACGAGAACACCTTACCTCTCCAAGTCCAG GTGAGGTCAGTGGTGGTGGTTCCCAGCgtgcagcagagcagcagcagaaaACCCGCAATGCCGCCTGAGCAGAAAGTGTCTGAGATCAGATCTGTGCAGAAACCTTTTCCGGAGAAGAATGTTGTCAAGACAACAACAAGACCTGTCCAGAAACCTTCACCTGGACAGAACATTATCAAGAACACAATTGTCCATAAACCTTCGCCTGGGCAGAAAGTGAAGAAGATTAAACCTGTCCAGGCAGCTTCAACTTCATCTGACCAGAAAGTGGTCAATACAAGACCTGTCCAGAAAACTGCACCAAG GCCGGTGGTCTATGACAGGGAGGAGGACTGGCAGCGTGAGAAGTGGCTCTATGTGGACTCAGTCACCAGACACATAAGGGAGAACATTGGTGCAGGAGAAG GGGTGATGACTGAGCTGCTGAACCTGATGAACCATGTGGCCGAACAGGGACCAGGCACCAACGGCAGGCAGTGGCAGCACCCCTCGGATCTCACCCGCAG aaattacCAAAGACGATTTGGAAATGACAGAACAAATTACACTCTGGACGAATGGCAGAACCAGAACTACAGGAACCACCAGCGCTTTGCCAATCTCCCACAGATCTTTGAGAGAAGTCCAGTTCTGTAA